A single window of Streptomyces aquilus DNA harbors:
- a CDS encoding FtsW/RodA/SpoVE family cell cycle protein produces MSSTTNSPTHHTSTIGSIGTPSRRNTELALLVFAVVIPVFAYANVGLAINDELPAGLLGYGLGLGLLAGVGHLAVRKFAPYADPLLLPLATLLNGLGLVAIWRLDQSKLLQQIGQAGGKATNQLIYTAMGITLFIAVLIFLKDHRTLQRYTYISMAGALFLLLLPLVPGLGANITYGAKIWIQVGSFTIQPGEFAKIVLAIFFAGYLMVKRDALALASRRFMGLYLPRGRDLGPIVVVWMISILILVFETDLGTSLLFFGMFVIMLYVATERTSWIVFGLLMSAAGAVGVASFEPHVQTRVQAWLDPMHEYLLSRNGSNDGIVHSEQAMQALWAFGSGGTLGTGWGQGHSELIRFAANSDFILATFGEELGLAGVMAILLIYGLIVERGVRTALAARDPFGKLLAVGLSGAFALQVFVVAGGVMGLIPLTGMTMPFLAYGGSSVIANWALIGILIRISDTARRPAPAPAPNPDAEMTQVVRPS; encoded by the coding sequence ATGAGCAGTACCACCAACTCGCCGACGCACCACACGTCCACGATCGGCTCGATCGGCACGCCGAGCCGACGCAACACCGAGCTCGCACTGCTCGTGTTCGCCGTCGTCATCCCGGTGTTCGCCTACGCCAACGTGGGCCTCGCCATCAACGACGAGCTGCCCGCCGGTCTGCTGGGCTATGGCCTGGGGCTCGGGCTCCTGGCGGGCGTCGGCCATCTCGCCGTACGAAAGTTCGCACCGTACGCCGACCCGCTGCTGCTGCCGCTGGCGACCCTGCTGAACGGGCTCGGACTGGTGGCCATCTGGCGGCTGGACCAGTCGAAACTGCTGCAGCAGATCGGACAGGCCGGTGGCAAGGCCACCAACCAGCTGATCTACACCGCGATGGGCATCACCCTCTTCATCGCCGTGCTGATCTTCCTCAAGGACCACCGCACCCTGCAGCGCTACACATACATCTCGATGGCCGGCGCGCTGTTCCTGCTGCTGCTCCCACTCGTCCCGGGCCTCGGCGCCAACATCACCTACGGCGCCAAGATCTGGATCCAGGTCGGCAGCTTCACCATCCAGCCCGGTGAGTTCGCCAAGATCGTGCTGGCGATCTTCTTCGCCGGCTACCTCATGGTCAAGCGCGACGCGCTCGCTCTGGCCAGCCGCCGCTTCATGGGCCTGTACCTGCCCCGCGGCCGCGACCTGGGACCCATCGTCGTCGTCTGGATGATCTCGATCCTCATCCTCGTCTTCGAGACCGACCTCGGTACGTCCCTGCTGTTCTTCGGGATGTTCGTCATCATGCTGTACGTCGCCACGGAGCGGACCAGCTGGATCGTCTTCGGTCTGCTGATGTCTGCGGCCGGCGCCGTCGGCGTCGCCAGCTTCGAACCGCACGTCCAGACCCGCGTCCAGGCCTGGCTCGACCCGATGCATGAGTACCTGCTCAGCCGCAACGGCAGCAACGACGGCATCGTCCACTCCGAGCAGGCCATGCAGGCCCTGTGGGCCTTCGGCTCCGGCGGCACCCTCGGCACCGGCTGGGGCCAGGGTCACTCCGAGCTCATCCGCTTCGCCGCCAACTCCGACTTCATCCTCGCCACCTTCGGCGAGGAACTCGGCCTGGCCGGCGTCATGGCCATCCTGCTGATCTACGGCCTGATCGTGGAACGCGGCGTACGAACCGCCCTCGCCGCCCGCGACCCCTTCGGCAAGCTGCTGGCGGTCGGCCTGTCCGGCGCCTTCGCACTCCAGGTCTTCGTCGTGGCCGGCGGTGTCATGGGCCTCATCCCGCTGACCGGTATGACGATGCCCTTCCTGGCGTACGGCGGATCCTCCGTCATCGCCAACTGGGCCCTCATCGGCATCCTGATCCGCATCAGCGACACCGCACGCCGCCCGGCCCCCGCCCCCGCCCCGAACCCCGACGCCGAGATGACCCAGGTGGTCCGCCCGTCATGA
- a CDS encoding Stp1/IreP family PP2C-type Ser/Thr phosphatase has protein sequence MYPEPTGEVRMSLSLRFAAGSHKGMIREGNEDSGYAGPRLLAIADGMGGAAAGEVASSEAISTIVALDDDVPGSDVLTSLGIAVQRANDQLRSMVEEDPQLEGMGTTLTALLWTGQRLGLVHVGDSRAYLLRDGVLTQITQDHTWVQRLVDEGRITEEEATTHPQRSLLMRALGSGEHVEPDLSIREVRAGDRYLICSDGLSGVVSHQTLEETLASYQGPQETVQQLIELALRGGGPDNITVIVADVLDLDTGDTLAGQLHDTPVVVGAVAENQNHLHDNGIMQTPAGRASGLGRQVPGQGGGGGEFGPPGSGDVTGFISTDGFGGYSDDDFVKPRKGRKWLKRSLYIALALGVIGGGLYGGYRWTQTQYYVAANGDHVALYRGISQDLAWVSLSKVEKDYPKIELKYLQPYQQELVENTIAEGGLKTAQKKIDELSVQASACRKVAEAQATESEKNSKTGEGEAGGTTGTTRSSLTSKASPSPNTSTSPTPNASATPTAPTPTPGPTLSDEEKQVAGKCGT, from the coding sequence ATGTATCCGGAGCCGACGGGCGAGGTGCGCATGAGTCTGTCACTGCGCTTCGCCGCCGGATCGCACAAAGGCATGATCCGGGAGGGCAACGAGGACTCCGGATACGCCGGTCCCCGACTGCTCGCGATCGCCGACGGCATGGGCGGCGCCGCCGCCGGTGAGGTCGCCTCCTCCGAGGCCATCTCCACCATCGTCGCCCTCGACGACGACGTCCCCGGCTCCGACGTCCTCACCTCCCTCGGCATCGCCGTGCAGCGCGCCAACGACCAGCTGCGCTCCATGGTCGAGGAGGACCCGCAGCTCGAAGGCATGGGCACGACGCTCACCGCCCTCCTCTGGACGGGCCAGCGCCTCGGCCTCGTCCACGTCGGCGACTCCCGCGCATACCTGCTGCGCGACGGCGTCCTGACCCAGATCACCCAGGACCACACCTGGGTGCAGCGTCTGGTCGACGAGGGCCGCATCACCGAGGAAGAAGCCACCACCCACCCGCAGCGCTCCCTGCTGATGCGCGCGCTGGGCAGCGGCGAGCACGTCGAGCCCGACCTCTCCATCCGCGAGGTCCGCGCCGGCGACCGCTACCTGATCTGCTCCGACGGCCTCTCCGGCGTCGTCTCCCACCAGACCCTGGAAGAGACCCTCGCCAGCTACCAGGGCCCGCAGGAGACCGTCCAGCAGCTCATCGAGCTCGCACTGCGCGGCGGCGGCCCCGACAACATCACCGTCATCGTCGCCGACGTCCTCGACCTCGACACCGGCGACACCCTCGCCGGGCAGCTGCACGACACCCCGGTCGTGGTCGGCGCCGTCGCCGAGAACCAGAACCACCTGCACGACAACGGCATCATGCAGACCCCCGCCGGACGCGCCTCCGGGCTCGGCCGCCAGGTCCCCGGACAGGGCGGCGGGGGCGGCGAGTTCGGCCCGCCCGGCTCCGGCGACGTGACCGGTTTCATCTCCACCGACGGCTTCGGCGGCTACTCCGACGACGACTTCGTCAAGCCCCGCAAGGGCCGTAAGTGGCTGAAGAGATCCCTCTACATCGCGCTCGCCCTCGGCGTCATCGGCGGCGGGCTCTACGGCGGCTACCGCTGGACCCAGACCCAGTACTACGTCGCCGCCAACGGCGACCACGTCGCCCTCTACCGCGGCATCAGCCAGGACCTCGCCTGGGTCTCGCTGTCGAAGGTGGAGAAGGACTACCCGAAGATCGAACTCAAGTACCTGCAGCCGTACCAGCAGGAGCTCGTCGAGAACACCATCGCGGAAGGCGGCCTGAAGACCGCCCAGAAGAAGATCGACGAACTCTCCGTGCAGGCCTCCGCGTGCCGCAAGGTGGCCGAGGCGCAGGCGACCGAGAGCGAGAAGAACTCCAAGACCGGTGAAGGCGAGGCAGGAGGGACCACGGGAACCACCCGCTCCTCCCTGACGTCCAAGGCATCGCCCAGCCCGAACACCTCGACCTCACCGACCCCGAACGCGTCCGCAACCCCGACCGCGCCCACTCCCACCCCCGGCCCCACGCTCTCGGACGAAGAGAAGCAGGTCGCGGGCAAGTGCGGTACGTGA
- a CDS encoding FHA domain-containing protein FhaB/FipA: MSELTLTVMRLGFLAVLWLFVIVAVQVIRSDLFGTRVTQRGSRREAARPQQAQRQQAPPQQRQQSAGGRRGRNAPTKLVVSEGTLTGTTVALQGQTITLGRAHDSTIVLDDDYASSRHARIYPDRDGQWIVEDLGSTNGTYLDRNRLTTPTPIPLGAPIRIGKTVIELRK, from the coding sequence ATGTCAGAGCTGACCCTCACGGTCATGCGGCTGGGTTTCCTGGCCGTACTGTGGCTGTTCGTGATCGTGGCCGTGCAGGTCATCCGCAGCGACCTGTTCGGTACGCGCGTCACCCAGCGCGGCTCCCGGCGTGAGGCCGCCCGGCCTCAGCAGGCCCAGCGGCAGCAGGCGCCCCCGCAGCAGCGCCAGCAGAGCGCCGGCGGCCGCCGCGGCCGCAACGCCCCCACCAAGCTGGTCGTCTCCGAGGGCACCCTCACCGGCACCACCGTCGCGCTCCAGGGCCAGACCATCACGCTCGGCCGGGCGCACGACAGCACCATCGTGCTGGACGACGACTACGCCTCCAGCCGCCACGCGCGGATCTACCCGGACCGGGACGGCCAGTGGATCGTCGAGGACCTCGGCTCCACCAACGGCACGTACCTGGACCGAAACCGGCTGACGACCCCCACACCGATTCCGCTGGGCGCGCCGATCCGCATCGGCAAGACCGTCATCGAGCTGCGGAAGTAG
- a CDS encoding FhaA domain-containing protein: MGVLKKFEQRLEGLVNGTFAKVFKSEVQPVEIAGALQRECDNNATIWNRDRTVVPNDFIVELSTPDFERLSPYSGQLGDELAGMVRDYAKQQRYTFMGPIKVHLEKADDLDTGLYRVRSRTLASSTDQQGPGAPAAPAAPAGRPTAPSGYGYPQAAAPASAPPMPAAPPPGGRPGGYGYPQPAQAPRAGGPVGAPAPGGRTRHWIEINGARHQISRATLVLGRSTEADVRIDDPGVSRRHCEIRTGSPSTIQDLGSTNGIVVDGQHTTRATLRDGSRIVVGSTTVIYRQAEG, translated from the coding sequence ATGGGAGTCCTGAAGAAGTTCGAGCAGCGTCTCGAAGGTCTGGTCAACGGCACCTTCGCCAAGGTGTTCAAGTCCGAGGTCCAGCCCGTGGAGATCGCCGGCGCACTCCAGCGCGAGTGCGACAACAACGCGACGATCTGGAACCGCGACCGGACCGTCGTACCCAACGACTTCATCGTGGAGCTGAGCACACCGGACTTCGAGCGGCTCAGCCCCTACTCCGGCCAGCTCGGCGACGAGCTCGCCGGCATGGTCCGCGACTACGCCAAGCAGCAGCGCTACACCTTCATGGGCCCGATCAAGGTCCACCTGGAGAAGGCCGACGACCTCGACACCGGCCTGTACCGGGTGCGCAGCCGTACGCTCGCCTCCTCCACCGACCAGCAGGGCCCCGGCGCCCCGGCAGCACCCGCCGCCCCGGCCGGCCGGCCCACGGCGCCGAGCGGCTACGGCTACCCTCAGGCCGCCGCGCCCGCCAGCGCCCCTCCCATGCCGGCCGCGCCGCCCCCCGGCGGACGCCCCGGCGGCTACGGCTACCCGCAGCCCGCCCAGGCACCGCGCGCCGGCGGACCCGTCGGCGCCCCGGCGCCCGGCGGCCGCACCCGCCACTGGATCGAGATCAACGGCGCCCGCCACCAGATCTCCCGCGCGACACTCGTGCTGGGCCGCAGCACCGAGGCCGACGTGCGGATCGACGACCCCGGCGTCTCCCGCCGGCACTGCGAGATCCGGACCGGTTCGCCCTCGACGATCCAGGATCTCGGGTCCACCAACGGCATCGTGGTGGACGGACAGCACACCACCCGCGCTACGCTCCGCGACGGCTCGCGGATCGTCGTGGGCAGCACCACCGTTATCTATAGGCAAGCCGAAGGGTGA
- a CDS encoding FMN-dependent NADH-azoreductase, whose protein sequence is MATLLHIDSSVFPHGASASRPVTDAFRRTWEEQHPQGTVIYRDLATDPVPHLTADAHLAGFSDPATHTPEQAAAFAARVALIEELEGADAVLIGAPMYNYSIPSTLKAWLDNVILAGRTFMAEDSKIKGTPVTIVASRGGSYAPGTPREDYEYVQTYLRAVLADTLGLDVDFIVPELTMAPQNPAMTELVPLYEASRERALEDATTKAKELTERLAA, encoded by the coding sequence ATGGCCACGCTGCTCCACATCGACTCCTCCGTCTTCCCGCACGGCGCCTCCGCCTCCCGCCCCGTCACGGACGCCTTCCGCAGGACCTGGGAGGAGCAGCACCCGCAGGGCACGGTGATCTACCGCGACCTCGCCACCGACCCCGTGCCGCACCTCACCGCCGACGCCCACCTCGCCGGCTTCTCCGATCCGGCGACCCACACCCCCGAGCAGGCCGCCGCCTTCGCCGCGCGCGTGGCGCTGATCGAGGAGCTGGAAGGGGCGGACGCGGTGCTGATCGGCGCCCCCATGTACAACTACTCGATCCCCTCGACCCTGAAGGCCTGGCTGGACAACGTGATCCTCGCGGGCCGCACCTTCATGGCGGAGGACTCCAAGATCAAGGGGACCCCGGTCACCATCGTCGCCAGCCGCGGCGGCTCGTACGCACCGGGCACCCCGCGCGAGGACTACGAGTACGTGCAGACCTACCTGCGGGCGGTCCTCGCCGACACCCTCGGCCTGGACGTCGACTTCATCGTCCCGGAGCTGACCATGGCCCCGCAGAACCCGGCGATGACCGAACTGGTCCCCCTCTACGAGGCCTCCCGCGAGCGCGCCCTCGAGGACGCGACGACCAAGGCGAAGGAACTCACCGAACGCCTGGCCGCATAG
- a CDS encoding winged helix-turn-helix transcriptional regulator — protein MAGELIHGTEACKRVDDGISRVFQLLGKRWTGPIVAVLTPGPAYFVDLRRAVPGISERMLSDRLTELAAAGLVVREVDEGPPLRVSYRLTEAGAALEPAFAELGRWAEQYLPGGGC, from the coding sequence ATGGCGGGCGAGCTGATTCACGGCACCGAAGCGTGCAAGCGGGTCGACGACGGGATCAGCCGCGTCTTCCAGCTGCTGGGGAAGCGCTGGACCGGGCCGATCGTGGCCGTCCTCACCCCGGGACCGGCGTACTTCGTCGATCTGCGCCGGGCGGTCCCCGGCATCAGCGAACGGATGCTGTCCGACCGCCTCACCGAGCTCGCCGCCGCGGGACTCGTCGTGCGCGAGGTCGACGAGGGGCCGCCGCTGCGGGTGTCGTACCGGCTCACGGAGGCGGGGGCCGCGCTGGAGCCGGCGTTCGCGGAGCTGGGACGGTGGGCGGAGCAGTACCTGCCGGGGGGCGGATGCTGA
- a CDS encoding DUF2252 domain-containing protein — protein sequence MTEVGAEAVVRVSAEAGRRLPRVRGFAAWPVQGSPKEEGKSLRGTVPRSAHAALDLDGSRPDAVGAVEESSSGRLPHLTPIRVGRMAATPFAFLRGSAGLMAYDLARTPMTRIVAQLCGDAHAANFGLYGDARGDLVMDLNDFDETVPGPWEWDLKRLAASLVLAGREAGADEDTCRQAAHGAVGAYRRTMRLLAKLPVLDAWNAIADEELVSHTDAHDLVGTLQRVSEKARANTSGRFAAKSTEPTGDGGRRFVDAAPVLRRVPDAEAAAVAGSLEEYLDTLSEDRLPLLSRHAVHDVAFRVVGTGSVGTRSYVVLLLDHRGEPLVLQVKEARPSVLLPHLVTAGFEAPAAGHEGRRVVLGQKRMQVVSDILLGWTTVDGRPFQVRQFRNRKGSVDPAALAADQIDDYGRMTGALLARAHSHSTDPRLVAGYCGKSEELDEAIATFAVTYADRTEADHAELVAAVRAGRIAGEMGV from the coding sequence ATGACCGAGGTCGGTGCAGAAGCTGTCGTGCGGGTTTCCGCGGAGGCGGGGCGCAGGCTGCCCCGGGTGCGCGGCTTCGCCGCATGGCCCGTGCAGGGGTCGCCCAAAGAAGAGGGCAAGTCGCTGCGGGGCACGGTCCCGCGCAGTGCGCACGCCGCGCTCGACCTGGACGGCTCCCGTCCGGACGCGGTCGGCGCGGTCGAGGAGTCCAGCAGCGGACGCCTTCCTCACCTCACCCCGATCCGCGTCGGCCGGATGGCGGCCACACCCTTCGCGTTCCTGCGCGGCTCCGCCGGACTCATGGCGTACGACCTGGCGCGCACCCCCATGACCCGGATCGTCGCCCAGCTCTGCGGCGACGCCCACGCGGCCAACTTCGGTCTCTACGGCGACGCGCGCGGCGACCTCGTCATGGACCTCAACGACTTCGACGAGACGGTGCCGGGCCCCTGGGAGTGGGACCTCAAGCGGCTCGCGGCCTCGCTGGTGCTCGCGGGCCGGGAGGCGGGCGCGGACGAGGACACCTGCCGCCAGGCGGCGCACGGCGCGGTGGGCGCCTACCGCCGCACCATGCGCCTGCTCGCCAAGCTCCCGGTGCTGGACGCGTGGAACGCCATCGCGGACGAGGAGCTCGTCTCCCACACCGACGCCCATGACCTGGTCGGCACTCTGCAACGGGTCTCGGAGAAGGCGCGGGCCAACACCAGCGGCCGGTTCGCCGCGAAGTCGACCGAGCCGACCGGGGACGGCGGGCGCCGCTTCGTCGACGCGGCGCCGGTGCTGCGCCGGGTGCCGGACGCGGAGGCCGCGGCCGTCGCCGGCTCCCTGGAGGAGTATCTGGACACGCTCTCCGAGGACCGCCTGCCGCTCCTGTCCCGGCACGCGGTCCACGACGTCGCGTTCCGGGTCGTCGGCACGGGCAGCGTGGGCACCCGCTCGTACGTCGTCCTGCTCCTCGACCACCGCGGCGAACCGCTGGTCCTCCAGGTCAAGGAGGCCCGCCCCTCGGTGCTGCTGCCGCACCTGGTGACCGCCGGCTTCGAGGCGCCCGCCGCCGGGCACGAGGGCCGCCGGGTGGTGCTCGGGCAGAAGCGCATGCAGGTCGTCAGCGACATCCTGCTGGGCTGGACGACCGTCGACGGCCGGCCCTTCCAGGTACGGCAGTTCCGCAACCGCAAGGGCAGCGTCGACCCCGCCGCGCTCGCCGCCGACCAGATAGACGACTACGGCCGCATGACCGGGGCCCTCCTGGCCCGCGCCCACTCCCACAGCACCGACCCGCGCCTGGTCGCCGGGTACTGCGGCAAGAGCGAGGAACTCGACGAGGCGATCGCGACGTTCGCCGTCACCTACGCCGACCGCACGGAGGCGGACCACGCGGAACTGGTGGCGGCGGTGCGAGCGGGGCGGATCGCGGGGGAGATGGGGGTCTGA
- a CDS encoding J domain-containing protein, with product MTTPEAEQGGVAGGTRAVPEEGVLRPEGGEPRPEERLERAVRAAEQALIEYEIAVETFRVEVENFSRLHHQRLGPMYTRLDELDAQIAEARAARSGDPEDRRKADEARARVMPMPAVEELFHGWMDGDGLFPEAAAMLTDQPVRPPQRVRPSDEARKLYRELARKAHPDLAQDETERARREEFITRVNAAYSRGDEPLLRELAEEWAAGPKPPEQRPSESEELYARLEWLAQRKELLTVVARELEESAIGAMLRLAPDDPDRLLEEIAEQLLAQVAERERELAELLSQ from the coding sequence GTGACGACCCCGGAAGCTGAGCAGGGTGGTGTCGCCGGCGGGACGCGGGCGGTGCCCGAGGAGGGTGTGCTCCGGCCGGAGGGCGGTGAGCCCAGGCCCGAGGAGCGGCTTGAGCGGGCCGTGCGGGCCGCCGAGCAGGCGCTGATCGAGTACGAGATCGCGGTGGAGACCTTCCGGGTCGAGGTCGAGAACTTCTCGCGGCTGCATCATCAGAGGCTCGGCCCGATGTACACCCGCCTCGACGAGCTGGACGCGCAGATCGCCGAGGCCAGGGCTGCCCGCAGCGGTGACCCCGAGGACCGGCGCAAGGCGGACGAGGCCCGGGCCCGGGTGATGCCGATGCCGGCCGTGGAGGAGCTGTTCCACGGCTGGATGGACGGCGACGGGCTGTTCCCGGAGGCCGCCGCGATGCTCACGGACCAGCCGGTGCGGCCCCCGCAGCGGGTGCGGCCCAGTGACGAGGCCCGCAAGCTCTACCGCGAGCTGGCCCGCAAGGCCCACCCCGACCTGGCCCAGGACGAGACCGAGCGGGCCCGGCGCGAGGAGTTCATCACCCGTGTCAACGCCGCCTACAGCCGCGGCGACGAACCGCTGCTGCGGGAACTCGCCGAGGAGTGGGCGGCCGGGCCCAAGCCGCCCGAGCAGCGGCCGTCGGAGAGCGAGGAGCTCTACGCCCGCCTCGAATGGCTCGCCCAGCGCAAGGAACTGCTGACCGTCGTGGCGCGGGAGCTGGAGGAGAGCGCGATCGGCGCGATGCTCCGCCTCGCCCCCGACGACCCCGACCGCCTCCTGGAGGAGATCGCCGAGCAGCTCCTCGCGCAGGTCGCGGAGCGGGAGCGGGAGCTGGCGGAGCTGCTGAGCCAGTAG
- a CDS encoding rhodanese-like domain-containing protein, translated as MSFGAALPSVDVAGVPSDALVLDVREAEEWAAGHVEGALHVPMSDFVARFGEVTEAVAEGRRAYVMCRVGGRSAQVTQYLVQQGIDAVNIDGGMLAWEGAGRPMVTDNGSPAFVL; from the coding sequence ATGAGTTTTGGTGCTGCTTTGCCTTCGGTGGACGTCGCCGGCGTTCCCTCCGACGCTCTCGTGCTGGACGTCCGTGAGGCCGAGGAGTGGGCCGCCGGGCATGTCGAGGGTGCCCTGCACGTCCCGATGAGTGACTTCGTGGCCCGGTTCGGTGAGGTGACCGAGGCGGTGGCGGAGGGGCGGCGCGCCTATGTGATGTGTCGCGTCGGCGGCCGTTCCGCGCAGGTCACCCAGTATCTGGTGCAGCAGGGCATCGACGCGGTGAACATCGACGGCGGCATGCTGGCCTGGGAAGGCGCCGGACGCCCGATGGTGACGGACAACGGCTCTCCCGCCTTCGTCCTCTAG
- a CDS encoding acyl-CoA dehydrogenase family protein, which yields MDFSFTEEQQAAAEAARGVFAGVAPDAVPSPALAVGAVADTFDRALWRKLADADLLSLLLDGAYGGAGLDAVALCLVLSESAKVLARVPLLESSAAMAAVQAYGGAELKSALLERAGRGELVLTVAASGRTGHDPAELAVTARQEDAEWVLDGMQTAVPWAYDADLVVVPAHTAAGHAVLALVAPDRAGVVLAEQFSTTGERLGELRLESARIAARDVLDAEGAWEWLRHLLTVGTCAQALGLGLQVLRMTSEYTGKREQFGFPVATFQAVAVQAADRYIDLKAMEATLWQAAWRLGSGTHGTLPVSGDVAVAKIWASEGVRRIVQTAQHLHGGFGADVDYPLHRYHAWAKHLELSLGPAAAHEDALGDLLATHPLG from the coding sequence GTGGACTTCAGCTTCACCGAGGAGCAGCAGGCGGCGGCCGAGGCGGCACGCGGGGTCTTCGCCGGGGTCGCACCGGACGCGGTCCCCAGCCCCGCGCTCGCCGTGGGCGCCGTCGCCGACACCTTCGACCGCGCGCTGTGGCGCAAGCTCGCCGACGCGGACCTGCTCAGTCTGCTGCTGGACGGCGCGTACGGCGGGGCCGGCCTGGACGCCGTCGCCCTGTGCCTGGTGCTGAGCGAGTCGGCGAAGGTGCTGGCCCGGGTGCCGCTGCTGGAGAGCAGCGCCGCCATGGCCGCCGTACAGGCGTACGGCGGCGCGGAGTTGAAGTCCGCCCTGCTGGAGCGGGCGGGCCGCGGTGAGCTGGTCCTCACGGTCGCCGCGAGCGGCCGCACCGGCCACGACCCGGCCGAACTCGCCGTGACCGCACGGCAGGAGGACGCCGAGTGGGTACTGGACGGGATGCAGACGGCGGTGCCGTGGGCGTACGACGCCGACCTCGTCGTCGTACCCGCACACACGGCCGCCGGTCACGCGGTGCTCGCGCTGGTGGCGCCGGACCGTGCCGGGGTGGTCCTCGCCGAGCAGTTCTCCACGACGGGGGAGCGGCTGGGCGAGCTGCGCCTGGAGTCGGCGCGGATCGCGGCGCGGGACGTGCTCGACGCGGAGGGCGCCTGGGAGTGGCTGCGTCATCTGCTGACTGTCGGGACCTGTGCGCAGGCGCTCGGGCTCGGTCTCCAAGTGCTGCGCATGACCAGCGAGTACACCGGCAAGCGGGAGCAGTTCGGGTTCCCGGTCGCCACGTTCCAGGCGGTCGCCGTGCAGGCCGCCGACCGCTACATCGACCTCAAGGCCATGGAGGCCACCCTGTGGCAGGCCGCCTGGCGGCTCGGTTCCGGGACGCACGGGACGCTGCCGGTCTCCGGTGACGTCGCCGTGGCCAAGATCTGGGCCTCGGAGGGCGTCCGGCGGATCGTGCAGACGGCACAGCATCTGCACGGCGGCTTCGGCGCCGACGTCGACTACCCCCTGCACCGGTACCACGCCTGGGCCAAGCACCTGGAGCTGTCGCTCGGCCCGGCGGCGGCCCACGAGGACGCCCTCGGCGACCTGCTGGCGACCCACCCGCTGGGCTGA
- a CDS encoding 2Fe-2S iron-sulfur cluster-binding protein, with protein sequence MARFHALPVAAVDRLTDDSVALTFTVPPELAEEYRHAPGQHLALRRRADGTEIRRTYSICSPAPHGEAPRQLRVGVRLVEGGAFSTYALKEINVGDEVEVMTPAGRFTLAPAPGLYAAIVGGSGITPVLSIVSTLLAREPAARFCLIRSDRTAASTMFLDEVADLKDRYPERLHLVTVLSREEQQAGLPSGRLDRERLTGLLPALLPVAEVAGWFLCGPFGLVQGAERALKELGVARTRIHEEIFHVDAGTPTAPTAPAPAHSTVTARLDGRGGTWPVQDGESLLETVLRNRPDAPYACKGGVCGTCRAFLVSGEVRMDRNFALEPEETEAGYVLACQSHPATEKVELDFDR encoded by the coding sequence ATGGCCCGCTTCCACGCGCTCCCGGTGGCGGCGGTCGACCGGCTGACCGACGACTCCGTGGCCCTCACCTTCACCGTGCCGCCGGAACTCGCCGAGGAGTACCGCCACGCCCCGGGCCAGCACCTCGCCCTGCGCCGCAGAGCCGACGGCACGGAGATCCGCCGCACGTACTCCATCTGCTCCCCCGCCCCGCACGGCGAGGCTCCCCGTCAACTCCGGGTCGGCGTACGGCTGGTGGAGGGCGGGGCGTTCTCGACGTACGCGCTGAAGGAGATCAACGTCGGCGACGAGGTGGAGGTGATGACCCCGGCGGGCCGCTTCACCCTGGCCCCCGCGCCCGGGCTCTACGCGGCGATCGTCGGCGGCAGCGGCATCACGCCGGTGCTGTCGATCGTCTCGACGCTGCTGGCCCGTGAACCGGCCGCCCGCTTCTGCCTGATCCGCAGCGACCGTACGGCCGCCTCGACGATGTTCCTGGACGAGGTCGCCGACCTGAAGGACCGCTACCCCGAGCGGCTGCACCTGGTGACCGTGCTGTCCCGGGAGGAGCAGCAGGCGGGCCTGCCGTCCGGGCGGCTCGACCGGGAGCGGCTGACCGGGCTGCTGCCCGCGCTGCTGCCGGTGGCGGAGGTGGCGGGCTGGTTCCTGTGCGGGCCGTTCGGCCTGGTGCAGGGCGCGGAGCGGGCCCTCAAGGAGCTCGGCGTCGCCCGCACCCGTATCCACGAGGAGATCTTCCACGTCGACGCGGGCACCCCCACCGCCCCGACGGCCCCGGCGCCCGCGCACAGCACGGTCACCGCCCGGCTCGACGGCCGCGGCGGCACCTGGCCCGTCCAGGACGGCGAGTCCCTCCTGGAGACGGTCCTGCGCAACCGCCCCGACGCCCCCTACGCCTGCAAGGGCGGGGTCTGCGGCACCTGCCGCGCCTTCCTCGTCTCCGGCGAGGTCCGCATGGACCGCAACTTCGCCCTGGAGCCGGAAGAGACGGAGGCCGGCTATGTGCTGGCATGCCAGTCGCACCCGGCGACGGAGAAGGTGGAACTGGACTTCGACCGGTAG